In Dyadobacter sp. NIV53, a single window of DNA contains:
- a CDS encoding Gfo/Idh/MocA family protein yields the protein MEQNRREFLKASGLIAGGALLNPLASYGYNSAVDETIRVALIGCGGRGTGAAAQALSTTQNVQIVAMADAFKDRLDESYKNLTAKKYKNAAGAPVDTKTKVNVPDDRKFVGFEAYKQAIALKDVDVVILATPPGFRPWHFEEAVKNNKQIFMEKPVATDAPGIRKVLEVAEEAKKKKLNVVVGLQRHYQSNYREAIKRIQDGAIGDIVGGQVYWVGSSPWVKERLAGQTEMEYQMRNWYYFNWLCGDHISEQHVHNIDVANWVKGAYPVQIQGTGGREVRTGKMYGEIFDHHTLDLVYADGTTISSQCRQFEGTWQKVDEAFVGTKGRIDSFDSNKAILKDYKGGIIYNHDGKADGNPYQVEHDELFAAIAKGEYKFADAENGAKSTMTSIMGRMATYSGKMIKWDEALNSQINLFPDKLAWDANPKIMPGPDGLYPVAVPGKTVVI from the coding sequence ATGGAACAGAATCGACGTGAGTTTTTAAAAGCATCCGGGCTTATTGCAGGTGGTGCTTTGCTTAATCCCCTGGCAAGTTACGGCTACAATAGTGCTGTGGACGAAACGATCAGGGTTGCTCTTATTGGCTGTGGAGGACGTGGTACAGGTGCTGCCGCACAGGCATTAAGCACTACCCAAAATGTGCAGATTGTCGCTATGGCAGATGCTTTTAAAGACCGGCTGGACGAGTCATACAAAAACCTGACGGCTAAAAAATATAAAAATGCTGCTGGTGCACCAGTCGATACCAAAACAAAAGTTAACGTTCCTGATGATCGCAAGTTTGTTGGTTTTGAAGCCTACAAACAGGCAATCGCTTTAAAAGATGTAGATGTTGTAATATTAGCAACACCTCCGGGATTCAGGCCATGGCATTTCGAGGAAGCTGTTAAAAATAATAAGCAGATATTTATGGAAAAACCGGTGGCAACAGATGCCCCGGGAATTCGTAAGGTACTGGAAGTAGCAGAAGAAGCTAAAAAGAAAAAACTGAATGTTGTAGTTGGTCTTCAGCGTCATTATCAGAGCAATTATCGTGAAGCAATCAAAAGGATTCAGGATGGTGCAATTGGTGACATTGTAGGCGGACAGGTTTATTGGGTTGGTAGCAGTCCATGGGTAAAAGAACGCCTTGCAGGACAGACTGAAATGGAATACCAAATGAGAAACTGGTATTACTTCAACTGGCTTTGCGGTGACCATATTTCAGAACAGCATGTTCATAATATTGACGTTGCTAACTGGGTAAAAGGTGCTTATCCCGTGCAAATTCAGGGAACTGGTGGCCGTGAGGTCCGTACCGGAAAAATGTACGGGGAAATCTTTGACCATCATACATTGGATTTGGTTTATGCAGATGGTACAACCATATCAAGCCAATGCCGCCAGTTTGAAGGAACATGGCAAAAAGTTGACGAAGCTTTTGTTGGTACGAAAGGACGTATTGACAGTTTTGACAGCAATAAAGCCATTCTCAAAGATTATAAAGGCGGTATCATTTATAATCATGATGGTAAAGCTGACGGAAATCCATATCAGGTTGAACATGACGAGCTTTTTGCTGCAATTGCAAAAGGGGAGTATAAATTCGCTGACGCTGAAAACGGAGCCAAAAGTACAATGACCTCTATTATGGGCCGTATGGCTACTTATTCAGGCAAAATGATCAAATGGGATGAAGCTCTGAATTCGCAGATTAATCTCTTCCCGGATAAACTTGCATGGGATGCCAATCCGAAAATTATGCCTGGTCCTGACGGTCTATATCCTGTTGCGGTTCCTGGAAAGACAGTTGTGATTTAG